In the Malania oleifera isolate guangnan ecotype guangnan chromosome 1, ASM2987363v1, whole genome shotgun sequence genome, one interval contains:
- the LOC131154200 gene encoding zinc finger transcription factor YY1 — protein sequence MEAPMNHPMFERRSFLKSKTPAVKWFKEWVPQDVVATGGKCLLLKWVNEDTVKALKEKSKEPEAPEPEPEPTTEVLFLCSYEGCGKTFIDAGALRKHSHIHGERQYVCHYEGCGKKFLDSSKLKRHFLIHTGERDFVCPHEGCGKAFSLDFNLRSHMKTHSQENYHICPFVDCGKRYAHEYKLKNHIISHHEKNMVDATKYAPVPEKPTKTSKPAGAYGSASSDRPYSCPYEGCEKSYIHEYKLNLHLRREHPGHIPEDNAKNAPLNVDNEVDEASDQDGYVGKRSNGKSMKQSRSKPNMKLPPSKMAQRKGSSPSPANANIIKKQWPIKEELYEDDEDSEETEEDRDNVEDRWRYTENNDDDDEETEYED from the exons GGTTCCCCAAGATGTTGTAGCCACTGGTGGGAAGTGCTTGCTTTTGAAATGGGTCAATG AGGACACTGTGAAGGCCTTGAAAGAGAAATCCAAAGAGCCAGAGGCTCCAGAGCCAGAACCAGAACCAACTACTGAAGTTCTTTTCCTTTGCAGTTATGAAGGATGTGGAAAAACTTTTATTGATGCGGGGGCTTTGAGGAAGCATTCTCATATCCATGGAGAGAGACAATATGTTTGTCATTATGAAGGATGTGGAAAG AAATTTTTGGATAGTTCAAAGCTGAAACGACATTTCCTCATTCATACAGGGGAGAGAGATTTTGTATGCCCTCATGAAGGCTGTGGTAAG gctttctctctagatttcaaCCTGAGGTCACATATGAAGACACATTCGCAAGAGAACTATCATATCTGCCCATTTGTGGATTGTGGGAAAAGATACGCTCATGAGTACAAGCTTAAGAATCACATAATTTCTCATCACGAAAAG aatatgGTTGATGCAACAAAGTATGCTCCAGTGCCAGAGAAGCCAACGAAAACTTCTAAACCTGCTGGAGCTTATGGCTCTGCATCGTCAGACCGTCCATATTCTTGCCCTTATGAAGGGTGTGAAAAGTCCTACATACATGAATACAAGCTAAACCTGCACTTGAGGAGAGAGCATCCTGGCCATATTCCAGAAGATAACGCTAAGAATGCCCCACTGAATGTTGATAATGAGGTGGATGAAGCGAGTGACCAAGATGGATATGTTGGAAAACGAAGCAATGGAAAAAGTATGAAACAAAGCAGGTCCAAGCCAAACATGAAATTGCCTCCTTCAAAAATGGCACAGCGCAAGGGGTCTAGCCCATCTCCTGCCAATGCCAATATAATAAAAAAGCAATGGCCAATCAAAGAAGAATTGTACGAGGATGATGAAGATAGTGAAGAAACAGAGGAAGACCGTGACAACGTTGAGGATCGATGGAGATATACTgaaaataatgatgatgatgatgaggagacCGAGTATGAAGACTAA